A genomic stretch from Oncorhynchus gorbuscha isolate QuinsamMale2020 ecotype Even-year linkage group LG20, OgorEven_v1.0, whole genome shotgun sequence includes:
- the LOC124007500 gene encoding stomatin-like, translating to MEEYGKATQSRESKRRERQAALESSDTDNGLCGWIIVGLSILLMLATLPLSIWMCIKIVKEYERAIIFRLGRIVRGGAKGPGLFFILPCTDSFINVDMRTITFDIPPQEVLTKDSVTVSVDGVVYYRVQNATLAVANITNADAATRLLAQTTLRNVLGTKNLAEILSDRNEIAHSMQSTLDDATDDWGIKVERVEIKDVKLPQQLQRAMAAEAEASREARAKVIAAEGEVNASRALKEASLVIAESPSGLQLRYLQTLNTIAAEKNSTIIFPLPMDMMQAFMKRD from the exons ATGGAAGAATACGGCAAAGCAACCCAGTCGAGAGAGAGTAAAAGACGGGAACGTCAAGCAG CCTTGGAGAGCTCAGATACTGACAATGGCCTATGTGGTTGGATCATAGTTGGCTTATCCATCCTTCTGATGCTTgcaactctgcctctctccatatgGATGTGTATTAAG ATTGTGAAGGAGTATGAGAGGGCCATCATCTTTCGCCTGGGGCGGATCGTACGAGGAGGAGCCAAAGGGCCAG GCCTGTTCTTCATCCTGCCCTGCACAGATAGCTTCATCAATGTGGACATGCGCACCATCACCTTCGACATCCCCCCACAAGag GTTCTCACTAAGGACTCAGTAACGGTCAGTGTCGATGGAGTGGTGTACTACCGTGTTCAGAATGCCACCCTGGCTGTGGCCAACATCACCAACGCTGACGCTGCCACCCGCCTCCTGGCACAAACCACCCTGAGAAACGTCCTGGGAACCAAGAACCTGGCTGAGATCCTATCTGACCGTAATGAGATCGCCCACAGCATGCAG TCCACCCTGGATGATGCTACAGATGACTGGGGTATCAAGGTGGAGCGGGTGGAGATAAAGGACGTCAAACTGCCCCAGCAGCTCCAGAGGGCCATGGCAGCAGAGGCCGAGGCTAGCCGCGAGGCCAGGGCTAAG gtgatCGCAGCGGAGGGGGAGGTGAATGCATCACGGGCTCTGAAGGAGGCCTCCCTGGTCATCGCTGAGTCTCCGTCTGGCCTACAGCTACGCTACCTGCAGACGCTCAACACCATTGCTGCCGAGAAGAACTCCACCATCATCTTCCCTCTGCCAATGGACATGATGCAGGCCTTCATGAAGAGAGACTGA